A genomic segment from Desulfurobacterium pacificum encodes:
- a CDS encoding ferritin-like domain-containing protein translates to MGRKAQELVGEHRERIVELLNKALCDEWLAYYQYWIGSKVVKGPMKASVAAELVQHAGDELRHADMLVMRIMELGGTPVLTPKKWFELTNCGYDAPENPFVKELLIQNIKGEQCAIDTYNKIMNFCKDIDPVTYNLTLQIMTDEMEHEEDLQGLLEDLENMKFLR, encoded by the coding sequence ATGGGAAGAAAAGCACAGGAATTGGTAGGAGAACACAGAGAAAGAATTGTAGAACTACTCAACAAGGCTCTATGCGATGAATGGCTCGCATATTATCAATATTGGATTGGTTCAAAAGTGGTGAAAGGTCCTATGAAAGCCTCCGTCGCCGCAGAATTAGTTCAACACGCCGGTGATGAACTTAGACATGCAGACATGTTGGTTATGAGAATAATGGAATTAGGTGGAACACCGGTTCTAACACCAAAGAAATGGTTTGAATTAACAAACTGCGGATACGACGCTCCAGAAAACCCGTTCGTTAAAGAGTTATTAATCCAAAACATCAAAGGAGAACAATGCGCCATAGACACTTACAATAAAATAATGAATTTCTGCAAAGATATAGACCCGGTTACCTACAACTTAACCCTGCAGATAATGACCGACGAAATGGAACACGAAGAAGATTTACAGGGACTACTTGAGGATTTAGAAAACATGAAATTCTTGAGGTAG
- the rfaD gene encoding ADP-glyceromanno-heptose 6-epimerase, whose translation MRVLVTGGAGFIGSNLVKELSKRFPDWEIFVLDDFSSGHFKNLIGFDGEIITGSLTDWDLLESLEDYNFDVVFHQAANANTTETDQKKVMEVNYESFKYFLNLAISGTSIIYASSAAVYGNTPAPMKVYSNLSPENIYGFSKYAMDMLTLKLLKEYPNAKVVGLRYFNVYGPGETYKGKMASMVLQLTVQILKGKRPRLFKWGEQKRDFVYVADCVEANIKAFESEKSGIVNVGTGRARSFNEVVDVIKRTLDVDVDTEYFDNPYDFYQNYTEADLTETEEILGWKPSIQIEEGIPLYIDWIKENVNWEKLPY comes from the coding sequence ATGAGAGTTTTAGTAACTGGGGGAGCAGGATTTATTGGGAGTAATTTGGTAAAAGAGCTGTCTAAAAGATTTCCCGACTGGGAGATTTTTGTTTTGGATGATTTTTCTTCAGGTCATTTTAAGAATTTAATAGGGTTTGACGGAGAAATAATTACAGGTTCTCTTACCGATTGGGATTTGCTTGAATCGCTTGAAGATTACAACTTTGATGTTGTTTTCCATCAGGCGGCAAATGCAAACACTACAGAGACTGACCAGAAAAAAGTTATGGAAGTAAACTACGAATCGTTTAAATATTTTCTTAACCTTGCAATTAGCGGAACTTCCATAATTTACGCTTCCTCTGCTGCCGTTTACGGTAATACTCCGGCGCCTATGAAGGTTTATAGCAACTTAAGTCCTGAGAATATCTACGGTTTCTCAAAATATGCCATGGATATGTTGACTCTTAAGCTTCTGAAAGAATACCCTAATGCTAAAGTTGTAGGACTCAGATATTTTAACGTTTACGGTCCGGGAGAAACTTATAAAGGAAAAATGGCAAGCATGGTGCTCCAGCTTACCGTTCAGATTTTAAAAGGTAAAAGACCTCGTTTGTTTAAGTGGGGCGAGCAGAAGAGAGATTTTGTTTACGTTGCTGATTGTGTTGAAGCAAACATAAAGGCTTTTGAATCTGAGAAAAGTGGAATAGTTAACGTGGGGACGGGAAGAGCAAGAAGTTTTAATGAAGTTGTTGACGTTATAAAGAGAACTTTAGATGTTGATGTAGATACTGAATACTTTGATAATCCTTACGACTTTTATCAAAACTACACAGAGGCTGATTTGACTGAAACTGAAGAAATTTTGGGCTGGAAGCCGAGTATTCAAATAGAGGAAGGTATTCCACTATATATTGATTGGATTAAAGAAAACGTTAATTGGGAGAAGTTGCCTTATTAA
- a CDS encoding 3-dehydroquinate synthase II, translating to MKKQLIVYVKDPSNKKIVTSALESGVFALLLDKPESKKVKQLARVKTIAPDGDFKLGEDFIIVEIKGKEDEERAASLLKAGKNVIVKTTDWTIIPLENLLAQGDNVYAWVRNAEEAETAITILEKGVKGVVLDTEDVNEIKAAGQAINLQGENVKLETATIKRVKPIGMCDRVCIDTCSNMVRGEGALVGNSSAGMFLVHAETESNPYVAARPFRVNAGAVHMYVRLPGGKTKYLAEIESGDEIMIYNYKGEGRIAYVGRAKIEKRPMLLIEAETKEGKKVSAILQNAETIRLTKPDGTPISVVDLKEGDEVLAYTEEPGRHFGMKVKESIVEK from the coding sequence ATGAAGAAACAGCTTATTGTCTACGTGAAAGACCCGTCTAACAAGAAAATTGTTACTTCTGCCCTTGAATCTGGTGTTTTCGCTTTACTTCTTGATAAACCTGAAAGTAAGAAAGTTAAGCAGCTTGCCAGAGTTAAAACTATAGCGCCAGATGGTGATTTTAAGTTAGGTGAGGATTTTATTATTGTTGAGATAAAAGGTAAGGAAGATGAAGAAAGAGCAGCTTCTCTTTTAAAAGCTGGTAAAAACGTTATAGTTAAAACTACTGATTGGACCATTATTCCTCTTGAAAACTTATTAGCCCAGGGTGATAACGTTTACGCTTGGGTTAGGAATGCTGAAGAAGCGGAGACGGCAATAACAATTTTGGAGAAAGGGGTTAAAGGCGTTGTGCTTGATACGGAAGATGTTAACGAGATAAAAGCGGCAGGGCAGGCTATAAATCTTCAAGGAGAAAACGTGAAGCTTGAAACTGCGACGATAAAACGCGTTAAACCGATTGGAATGTGCGACAGGGTTTGCATAGATACCTGTTCCAATATGGTAAGAGGTGAAGGGGCTCTTGTAGGTAATTCTTCTGCCGGTATGTTTTTGGTTCATGCCGAAACGGAATCTAACCCGTACGTTGCAGCAAGACCTTTTAGGGTGAATGCTGGTGCTGTTCATATGTACGTTAGGCTTCCGGGCGGGAAGACGAAGTACTTAGCAGAGATTGAAAGTGGTGATGAGATAATGATTTATAACTATAAGGGAGAAGGAAGAATCGCCTACGTTGGAAGGGCGAAGATAGAGAAGAGACCGATGTTGTTGATAGAAGCGGAAACTAAGGAAGGAAAGAAAGTTTCAGCTATTCTTCAGAATGCAGAGACTATAAGGCTTACAAAACCCGATGGAACTCCTATTTCTGTGGTTGACCTTAAGGAAGGCGATGAAGTTTTAGCCTACACTGAAGAACCTGGAAGGCATTTTGGAATGAAAGTTAAAGAAAGTATAGTAGAAAAATAG
- a CDS encoding YggS family pyridoxal phosphate-dependent enzyme, whose translation MGIKENVLRIFERIERACERSGRDVSLVKLLAASKTRSPEEIKEAFEAGIKLFGENRVQEARDKIPVLSSLPIEWHLIGHLQTNKVKYAVDLFHCIETVDRKSLVDELDKRLSKKGKVMPVLIEVKLSPEETKHGCLPEDVDSLVDYVLSKDTLELKGLMTVPPYFEDLEKVRPYFAQLRDIRDRLEQKFGLQLPELSMGMSHDFEIAIEEGATIVRIGSAIFGERKY comes from the coding sequence ATGGGAATTAAGGAGAACGTTTTACGCATTTTTGAAAGAATAGAGAGAGCCTGTGAACGTAGCGGTAGAGATGTTTCTTTGGTTAAGTTGCTGGCAGCTTCTAAAACGAGAAGTCCTGAGGAGATAAAAGAAGCTTTTGAAGCTGGTATAAAACTCTTTGGTGAAAATAGAGTTCAAGAAGCAAGAGATAAAATCCCCGTTCTCTCTTCCCTTCCAATAGAGTGGCACTTGATAGGACATCTTCAAACCAATAAAGTGAAGTATGCGGTTGACCTTTTTCACTGCATAGAAACGGTAGATAGAAAGTCTTTGGTAGATGAACTTGACAAGAGGCTTTCAAAAAAAGGAAAGGTAATGCCAGTGTTAATAGAAGTAAAACTTTCGCCGGAAGAAACTAAACATGGTTGTTTACCTGAAGATGTAGATTCTTTGGTTGATTATGTTTTATCTAAAGATACTTTGGAACTAAAAGGATTGATGACAGTTCCTCCTTATTTTGAAGATTTGGAAAAGGTGCGTCCTTATTTTGCTCAATTAAGAGATATTAGAGATAGATTAGAGCAAAAGTTTGGCTTACAGTTGCCAGAGCTTTCTATGGGAATGTCTCATGATTTTGAAATAGCCATAGAAGAGGGTGCTACAATTGTCAGAATAGGAAGTGCAATATTTGGTGAAAGAAAGTATTAG